The window GCCGCGTCGCCGGGCGCGACGTCCGAGCGCGTGACGGGCGGCAGTACCGACCACGGGAAGTCGATCCACCGATCCGTCCGACGCCAGGCGTAGTCGGGCGCGACGATCGAGCGAGGCTTCTCGTAGATGACGACGGTGCGGGACTCGGCGACCGTGTCGGCGCAGAACTTCCGGACGAGTTCGAGTGTCTTGCCCGTATCGGCAACGTCGTCGGCGATGAGGACGCGCATGCCGCTCAGATCGACGGCCGCGGGGGTCGGCGGCAGCATGACGGGCATCTCGAGGCGTTCGTCGACGCCCGTGTAGAACTCGACGTTGACGACCGAGAGGTTCTTCACGCCCAGTGCGTACCCGAGTCCCATGCCGAGCCCGAGACCGCCCCGCGCGATCGACAGGATGAGGTCGGGGACGTAGTCGTCGTCGGCGATGGTCTGCGCGAGATCGCGCACCGACTCACCGAATCGCTCGTAGCTCAGGACCTCGCGCTCACTCGTCACGCAGGCATCGTCCCACGGATCACTCGCCGACCGACAGCCCCCGGCCCGCGGATGCCGTCGCTTCGAGTCGCCGCAGGATGCGGTGCGCGACCGAGATGAACTCGGCCGTCGCGGGGGAGGGCGCACCGCCGCGTCGGGTCACGAACGCGTAGTGCTCACGGTGCGGCGGGTCGAGGACGGCCCAGTGCAGCTCACCGCGTTCGAGCTGCGCGCGGGCGACGTGCCACGAGACGAACGTGTCGCCGAGTCCCTCGGTCGCGAGCCGCAGCGCGTGGGTCTGGAACTCGACCTCGATGATCGGCTCGAGGCGGAGGCCGACGCGCTGTGCCCGTTCGAAGAGCGACACCCTGAGCGGATCGCGCATGCCCCAACTCGCCTCGGACAGGATGAGCGGCCGCCGCATCGCACCCTCGATGTCGATCGATCTGCCCTCGGGGATGGGTTCGCGCGACACGAAGACCGCCTCGTCGGAGAAGACGGTCGGCGTGATGGCGAGCTCGCGTTCGTCGACGGGGAGTTGGACGAGCCCCGCCTCGAGATCGCCCGAGCGGACGGCGTCGGCGACCTCGGACGAGTTGAGTCCGGCCACCCGGATCCGCACGCGTGGACTGAGCCGCCGGAACTCACCGATGAGGTCGGTCAGCAGGTACAGGTGCGCGCTGCTGAACGTCCCGAACGCGACGGTGCCCTCCTCGACCGAGCGCAGTCGTCGGCTCCACTCGGCGAAGTCCCGCACGTTCTGGATCGCGCCCTCGGCGAGGGGGAGCAATTGCTTGCCCGCGTCGGTCAGCAGAAGGCCCCGCGAGGTCCTCGTGAACAGCGGCATGCCGAGGTTCTGTTCGAGGTTCGCGATCTGCTCGGACAGGCTCGGTTGGGCGATGTGGAGTTCCGCGGCCGCGCCGGCGAAGGTGCCGACCCGGCTCGCGGCCAGGAAGTACTCGAGCTG is drawn from Pseudoclavibacter chungangensis and contains these coding sequences:
- a CDS encoding phosphoribosyltransferase, yielding MTSEREVLSYERFGESVRDLAQTIADDDYVPDLILSIARGGLGLGMGLGYALGVKNLSVVNVEFYTGVDERLEMPVMLPPTPAAVDLSGMRVLIADDVADTGKTLELVRKFCADTVAESRTVVIYEKPRSIVAPDYAWRRTDRWIDFPWSVLPPVTRSDVAPGDAAR
- a CDS encoding LysR family transcriptional regulator, producing the protein MALPSTRQLEYFLAASRVGTFAGAAAELHIAQPSLSEQIANLEQNLGMPLFTRTSRGLLLTDAGKQLLPLAEGAIQNVRDFAEWSRRLRSVEEGTVAFGTFSSAHLYLLTDLIGEFRRLSPRVRIRVAGLNSSEVADAVRSGDLEAGLVQLPVDERELAITPTVFSDEAVFVSREPIPEGRSIDIEGAMRRPLILSEASWGMRDPLRVSLFERAQRVGLRLEPIIEVEFQTHALRLATEGLGDTFVSWHVARAQLERGELHWAVLDPPHREHYAFVTRRGGAPSPATAEFISVAHRILRRLEATASAGRGLSVGE